The following proteins come from a genomic window of Kitasatospora cineracea:
- a CDS encoding sigma-70 family RNA polymerase sigma factor — protein MRADGRREPEGEVPRLVAEAQAGDAAALERLLGGHLSLVHHLVARAVGPGEADDLTQETMLRAVRGLPELREPERFRSWLVAIAYRRVQEHGRRRVLELPHRFEALDAPDPDGDFAERSVAELALSAQRRELVRATAWLDPADRHLLALWWQEVLGDLDRAELADALGVEPPHAAVRLKRMKERLELARALVRALDADPRCAALAQAAAGWDGRTDSVWRKRLARHLRACTACGGRSAGLVAPERLLPGLGVLLAPDRLAEGLGAALRKAAATAGPGAGGAAAGSGGGSGAATGNGAAGSGGTAGGGSAAGGGTAGGGSAVARTASWTTAGVAAAVAVTVLLALAPWSADSPAPHPSAAPAVPAVPAVSPSPVVADGPAAAEALSGASAPPATAPVSASPAGSGPDSPPAGPGLASADLYVAPDGSDDADGSLAHPFATLTRAAAAVRPGQSIALRGGTYRLAAPVGISTAGADGQRITLSGYRDEHPVLDASALDASAWAVTQTGGFWTVRDLELRGAKGHGWVCSGCRSTVFQHVAFHGNARSGLLLRDAGTSGNSVLDSDFFDNRAPTARRASDWASPSARARATWCAATGSAPTPPTAWTWAGSPAR, from the coding sequence GTGCGTGCGGACGGTCGGCGGGAGCCGGAGGGCGAGGTCCCGCGGCTGGTGGCGGAGGCCCAGGCCGGGGACGCGGCAGCGCTGGAGCGGCTGCTGGGCGGCCACCTGTCGCTGGTGCACCACCTGGTCGCCCGGGCGGTCGGCCCGGGCGAGGCCGACGACCTGACCCAGGAGACCATGCTGCGGGCGGTGCGCGGCCTGCCCGAACTGCGCGAGCCTGAACGTTTCAGGTCCTGGCTGGTGGCGATCGCCTACCGCCGGGTGCAGGAGCACGGCCGCCGCCGGGTGCTCGAACTGCCGCACCGCTTCGAGGCGCTGGACGCCCCCGACCCGGACGGCGACTTCGCCGAGCGGAGCGTCGCCGAGCTGGCACTGTCCGCCCAGCGCCGGGAACTCGTGCGCGCCACCGCCTGGTTGGACCCGGCCGACCGCCACCTGCTCGCGCTGTGGTGGCAGGAGGTGCTCGGCGACCTCGACCGGGCCGAGCTGGCCGACGCGCTCGGCGTCGAACCGCCGCACGCCGCCGTCCGGTTGAAGCGGATGAAGGAGCGGCTGGAGCTGGCCCGCGCACTGGTGCGGGCGCTCGACGCCGACCCGCGCTGCGCCGCACTGGCACAGGCCGCGGCAGGGTGGGACGGCCGGACCGACTCGGTGTGGCGCAAGCGGCTGGCCCGGCACCTGCGCGCCTGCACCGCGTGCGGCGGCCGCTCGGCCGGGCTGGTCGCCCCGGAACGGCTGCTGCCCGGCCTGGGCGTGCTGCTGGCCCCGGACCGGCTCGCCGAGGGCCTGGGCGCCGCCCTGCGCAAGGCCGCCGCGACGGCCGGCCCCGGCGCGGGCGGCGCAGCGGCCGGCAGCGGCGGCGGGAGCGGCGCGGCAACCGGCAACGGCGCAGCGGGCAGCGGCGGCACGGCAGGCGGCGGCAGCGCAGCAGGCGGTGGCACGGCAGGCGGCGGCAGCGCGGTGGCCCGGACGGCCTCCTGGACCACGGCGGGCGTCGCGGCGGCGGTGGCGGTCACGGTGCTGCTGGCGCTGGCGCCGTGGTCGGCGGACTCCCCCGCCCCGCACCCGTCGGCCGCCCCGGCCGTCCCGGCCGTCCCGGCCGTCTCGCCCTCCCCGGTCGTCGCGGACGGCCCGGCCGCCGCCGAGGCGCTCTCCGGCGCGTCCGCGCCGCCCGCCACCGCCCCGGTGTCCGCGTCCCCGGCCGGGTCCGGGCCGGACTCGCCCCCGGCCGGGCCGGGCCTGGCGTCGGCGGACCTGTACGTCGCGCCGGACGGCTCGGACGACGCGGACGGCTCGCTGGCGCACCCGTTCGCCACCCTGACCCGGGCCGCGGCGGCCGTCCGGCCGGGGCAGAGCATCGCGCTGCGCGGCGGCACCTACCGGCTGGCCGCGCCGGTGGGCATCAGCACGGCGGGCGCCGACGGGCAGCGGATCACGCTCTCCGGCTACCGCGACGAGCACCCGGTGCTGGACGCCTCCGCGCTGGACGCCTCGGCCTGGGCGGTCACCCAGACCGGCGGGTTCTGGACCGTCCGGGACCTGGAGCTGCGCGGCGCGAAGGGGCACGGCTGGGTGTGCAGCGGCTGCCGCTCCACGGTGTTCCAGCACGTCGCGTTCCACGGCAACGCCCGCTCGGGGCTGCTGCTGCGGGACGCCGGGACGAGCGGCAACTCCGTCCTGGACAGCGACTTCTTCGACAACCGGGCCCCGACGGCAAGGCGGGCATCGGACTGGGCCTCACCTTCGGCTCGGGCGAGGGCAACCTGGTGCGCGGCAACCGGTTCCGCACCAACGCCACCGACGGCCTGGACCTGGGCGGGTTCACCAGCCCGGTGA
- a CDS encoding UDP-N-acetylglucosamine 1-carboxyvinyltransferase, translated as MTEDYLSRIGKLVRAARTHKGWTQTQLAAALGTTQSAVARIESGGQNIGLDLVARIGEALDSEIVSLGVAGPMNLRVVGGRTLSGSIEVRTSKNACVALLAASLLTTGRTTLRRAARIEEVYRLLEVLASIGVRHRWTNGGVDLEITPPAQLDLSGMDEDAARRTRSILMFLGPLLHRADRFEIPYAGGCDLGTRTVQPHLSALRQFGLHVSATTGSYRASVDRAVSPQRPIVLTERGDTVTENVLLAAARHPGTTVIRNASANYMVQDLCFFLELLGVEVEGIGTTTLTVHGKAVIDTDVDYAPSEDPVEAMSLLTAAVVTDSELTVSRVPIEFLEIELAVLEEMGLDCERGPEYPAANGRTRLTDLTVRPSKLVAPIDKIHPMPFPGINIDNLPFFAAIAACAHGSTLVHDWVYENRSVYLTELGRVGANVQLMDPHRVLVEGPTRWRAAEMMCPPALRPAMVLLLAMLAAEGTSILRNVYVINRGYEDLAARLNSVGAQIEVFRDI; from the coding sequence GTGACCGAAGACTACCTCTCCCGCATCGGCAAGCTCGTCCGCGCCGCCCGCACCCACAAGGGCTGGACCCAGACCCAGCTCGCCGCGGCCCTCGGCACCACCCAGAGCGCGGTGGCCCGGATCGAGTCCGGCGGCCAGAACATCGGCCTGGACCTGGTCGCCCGGATCGGCGAGGCCCTGGACAGCGAGATCGTCTCGCTCGGCGTGGCCGGCCCGATGAACCTGCGGGTGGTCGGCGGCCGCACCCTCTCCGGCAGCATCGAGGTCCGCACCAGCAAGAACGCCTGCGTCGCCCTGCTCGCCGCCTCGCTGCTCACCACCGGCCGCACCACCCTGCGCCGCGCCGCCCGGATCGAGGAGGTCTACCGGCTGCTGGAGGTCCTCGCCAGCATCGGCGTGCGCCACCGCTGGACCAACGGCGGCGTCGACCTGGAGATCACCCCGCCCGCGCAGCTCGACCTCTCCGGCATGGACGAGGACGCCGCCCGCCGCACCCGCAGCATCCTGATGTTCCTCGGCCCGCTGCTGCACCGCGCCGACCGCTTCGAGATCCCCTACGCGGGCGGCTGCGACCTCGGCACCCGCACCGTCCAGCCGCACCTGTCCGCGCTGCGCCAGTTCGGCCTGCACGTCAGCGCCACCACCGGCAGCTACCGCGCCAGCGTCGACCGCGCCGTCTCCCCGCAGCGCCCCATCGTGCTGACCGAACGCGGCGACACCGTCACCGAGAACGTGCTGCTCGCCGCCGCCCGCCACCCCGGCACCACCGTCATCCGCAACGCCAGCGCCAACTACATGGTCCAGGACCTGTGCTTCTTCCTGGAACTGCTCGGCGTCGAGGTCGAGGGCATCGGCACCACCACCCTCACCGTGCACGGCAAGGCCGTCATCGACACCGACGTCGACTACGCCCCCTCCGAGGACCCGGTGGAGGCGATGAGCCTGCTCACCGCCGCCGTCGTCACCGACTCCGAACTGACCGTCAGCCGGGTCCCGATCGAGTTCCTCGAGATCGAGCTCGCCGTCCTGGAGGAGATGGGCCTGGACTGCGAGCGCGGCCCCGAGTACCCCGCCGCCAACGGCCGCACCCGGCTCACCGACCTGACCGTGCGCCCCTCCAAGCTGGTCGCCCCGATCGACAAGATCCACCCGATGCCGTTCCCCGGCATCAACATCGACAACCTGCCGTTCTTCGCCGCGATCGCCGCCTGCGCGCACGGCTCCACCCTGGTCCACGACTGGGTGTACGAGAACCGCTCGGTCTACCTCACCGAACTCGGCCGGGTCGGCGCCAACGTCCAGCTCATGGACCCGCACCGGGTCCTGGTCGAGGGCCCCACCCGCTGGCGCGCCGCCGAGATGATGTGCCCGCCCGCGCTGCGCCCCGCGATGGTCCTGCTGCTGGCCATGCTGGCCGCCGAGGGCACCTCGATCCTGCGCAACGTCTACGTGATCAACCGCGGCTACGAGGACCTGGCCGCCCGCCTCAACTCGGTCGGCGCGCAGATCGAGGTCTTCCGCGACATCTGA